The stretch of DNA tttctggtatttctttatagccaaaaaaaccCCCGGTAGTTCCAGTGTTAAACTAGCCAGTCAGCCTCAAATCTCCCAATATGGTTTGAGATTTCTCCTTTGTACTTTCGCTCTTTTTTTGGGACGCTTTGGGTACTACCCAAGCAGAACTGGAAAGGATCAAACCATATACAGTATTCAGGACAGGTTCAAATGAGATCACAGTGCACTGGCAGTCATTTTTTTCCAAGACAAATACATCCACTAAAATCCAATTATTCAGAACCAAAATGCTACTCTTTGGCCTTTTAGAGGAAAGAACATGGCTATTATGGCAATCATCGATGTTAACGTTCCTTTTCACCACAACTTCATTAAGTTGAATTCGCGCAAGTCGAgtcgtcgtaacccagggacgacCCGTATTTGGAAAACCTGGAAGTTGTTACGTTTATCATTATGAAAGCATCCAGTggagcatcacaatacaatttgcAATAACACGTTAAGTGCACGACCGCCTATATCGCTATCGGATTTTTCGAGTttcagttaaaaagtcattattggacaactcgAATAATACTGTCTCTTCCGACCCAACCAGAGGCAGACTGAATATTCAAACAATGAGCTTAAAGTATGTCATCTGGCATATTTTGAGGGGTTGAGAGACTAATTCAACAGTTTGTTTAAACTCTTCCGCATAAACAAAAGGCAGGTTGGAAGGGCTTGGTTTTCACGATTTTGCAAACAACTGCTCTCCCAAATTGGGATCTCATCAAAAATGTAACATTTACATATGCGGCTCAGGTCAAGTATGTAATTTCCATTGAAGCGAGCCCAGTCCTTATATCCGTCCGCCGGTCGTCCTCTTCGTCACACGCTCAACAgccaaaagaaaaagaaaatagcCACGAACAGGAAGAGGGAATCTTGCCAATTGTAATTCCCGTTGTTGATGTTAGCGCCATTGCCGTGAGCTTCACCTGGGTACTggtctgaagaaaacatccaattaaaatcacattaaaaattGTATTTCCGTAACTTTTGATTAACATAAGCTACCTGCTCGGTGAAAGGGGTCATTGCCGTTGAAAACCGTCGTGAAGAAACCGAACGGGAAAGCGCCGATGCCgaacgacatgtgaaaattggtGTCGCTAAAACCATGGAACAtctgtgggaaaaaaagacagagCTCACtacgatattctacaaaacaactaacagaaaagcaaaagaatataaaaagtccgctagcttaaatgctataaaaatgctaatttttttttttttttttttttttttttacaaaaaagcaaaagaatagaaaaaggccactagcttaaatgctataaaactttttttttccagaaaagcaaaagaatagaaaaagtccgctagcttaaatgctataaaaatgcacttttttttctttttttttaacagaaaagcaaaataatagaaaaagtccgctagcttaaatcctataaaaacttttttttttttttttattttttttttttttacaaagctcttaacaaatcgttcaaaaacACACTCTCACAAAATACTGctgaatatacttctaaactaaataacatgcatgaacaaacatattagctcaaacacttatgttggttttaacagggagcagctggattcagccatgttagatgagtttcggtggtatgaaaaagtatgaaccttttggaatttctcacatctcagcataaaatctccaaatgtgagccgatctttgtcaaaatcacacaggtgaaaaaaaacgctttaactaaaaccacccacacatttataggttttcatattttaatgaggatagtatgcaaacaatgacagaagggggaaaagtaagtgaaccatcacattttaagatttaagatttttgtttggtcaacatttatttcaagtggcagagggttcacttatttttaaagatgacactgtcataaataaagaTGTCCAATcacttcattttcaaagtatcggaatcggcaaaaaaatatcggacatgccttttgttaatttttttttatttttttattattaaatcgttttctaattgtatttaacgttacagacaaaatgttttaCCATCATCCAGACTCcttagttttggctaaaagtaggggtatcaaatttatcacgttaacggctgtaattaaattttttaaaattaatcacgttaaaatatttaacgcaattaacgcatgcgctgcacgacctactcacgcattgtcacattCAAtcaataatggcgccgttttacctacatgTAGAgccaaaaggcagtgtaaaatgagtacagtgaattttggcagtctttgacgccttttttaaatttgctacagccttacaatccctccctcaacaattagaaatatcttgtgaagcaatgtggggaagcaagtagtagttgatctttttcttaacaccttatgttatttcccaacgcagagaagatatatcaattggtgccactacgcacagtcatggttgcacttcccatcatgcatttgggcagaccagttaaatggctacaatatcatttactgaaagctcaacaaatacactagatggcaatatttagtcacaatatacaaagtcacatttatcctttaagaattacaagtctttctatccgtggatccctctcacagaaagaatgttaataatgtaaatgccatcttgaggatttattgtcataataaacaaatacaatacttatgtactgtatgttgcatGTATACATTAGTCCgagttttagtcatttttttcttaatgcattgccaaaatgtatatgatcgggaaaaattatcgggaatgattggaattgaatcggaagcaaaaaaaaaaaagcaatccgatcggcagatactcaaactaaaacgatcggatcggatcgggagcaaaaaaaacatgattggaacaatcctacttatttttcccgtttctacacagttttttcatctgtgtgattttgacaaagatcagataacatttgatggtgattttatgcagaaatgcaggaaattccaaaaggtttggatactttttcataccactgtacttctgTAATAAAAGCATAGAAGTACTGAAAGCAGACTCACCCCGCCTCTGCTTTCTGGCTCAGTTCTCTGTCCCTGTGGCCGTGGTGGAGTTTTCAACCTTGAGTACGACATATCTAGTCAGTTATAAGGACAATTTAAGGCCATCTCACACTCTCGTGTGCAGCTTGACGGGCCTACCTGGGGTCCTCTTGACTGGAGCTTCCTCTCCCATACAGTGGGATGACCTTGTCTCTGCTGATACCAGCTTTACACACTGGACACTGTGGTCTGCTCGGCCTCGTCTCTAACCACTGAACACAGTACCAGACAGGGAAGGGAATGTTCAGTCCATTCAAGGGAAAACTTGAATGGATTGTCAGATTTGAGCAGTTTTCCCAATTCATGTTACCCATAACGTTCATCCAGGTTGTTTCATTTAAACCATGCATTGTTAATCCATCTGAAGTAGTGGTAAACACCTAGCATTAAAGGCATTAGGATGTTTAAGCTCTACTAAGTCATCTTACGTGTGCCGATTTCCAAGTTACATCACACGCAAACGTAATGGCCATTAAGCTTGGGTCAACATTCCCAGATCAAATACTTGTGACTATGTCCTGAAAGCAAACTGTACTCAGCACATTAGTTAAGGATGTTccgatccaatcacgtgatcgaaaATCGGTTCCAAAGTCTAATATctaaaaaacaatagcagcacaaatgaaaaaaaatttacgGCACAAACATAACATAAATGTTttggccatttttaatcaaaatgggggtctGGTTGACCACAGATTGACCGATAAAAGAATTGCAActctttattttttcttttttttaaatgtaaatttgcttctgatgcgGGGCAAACTTGACGGAGGTAGAGAATTCTTACATCACGATTGCATTAATGTGCCTTTTAACTGGTcataggcagtgttgttaataacggcgttacaatataacggcgttactaacggcgttatttttttcagtagtgggtaatctaattaattacttttctcatcttggcaacgccgttaccgttactgaggacggaaaggcatgcgttactatgcgttactatagtggtcgaaaagtctgagggagactgactcaccgagacgacagagcagagcaggagtgtggaggaggcaagaaagttgtgacgccgaacaaacgcgatgctaggtagctccaataatacatgttgttgccgatagccttcaaactacgcccgcatgttatggtagatatggtagacatggta from Corythoichthys intestinalis isolate RoL2023-P3 chromosome 22, ASM3026506v1, whole genome shotgun sequence encodes:
- the rnf5 gene encoding E3 ubiquitin-protein ligase RNF5, encoding MAAADPRSSSDGRPASKGGYPGGESSKDRDGPGGDKGQDEQDRGSFECNICFDTAKDAVISMCGHLFCWPCLHQWLETRPSRPQCPVCKAGISRDKVIPLYGRGSSSQEDPRLKTPPRPQGQRTEPESRGGMFHGFSDTNFHMSFGIGAFPFGFFTTVFNGNDPFHRADQYPGEAHGNGANINNGNYNWQDSLFLFVAIFFFFWLLSV